From one Labeo rohita strain BAU-BD-2019 chromosome 8, IGBB_LRoh.1.0, whole genome shotgun sequence genomic stretch:
- the nt5dc2 gene encoding 5'-nucleotidase domain-containing protein 2, with translation MACKKIGSLSNAMWQRSSSCRVSLCAGLNIPAFACGSFASAGSTTTNGKNCCKDGHKCGSTRNLPASHNPVAAAVTSHRHQIVGKNRGEESLTKSGRAFSSTAPQINNKTYLWARYNEMKRLVHDLIPPGVCNLLNPSTIYANNEVNLEEVDIYGFDYDYTLALYSSALDEMIYNKAREFLVQHYKYPEGISKYDYIPNFATRGLHYDIQKGLLMKIDAFHYIQLGTVYRGLKPVPDDEVMKLYGGSNHVPLHQVSGFYGKGPKMKQFMDVFSIPEMTLLAAANDYFISNDIEYDPVHLYKDVSDAIGMVHIKGYMYKWIMQDLEKYILRGDETYAVLHRLASHGKKLFLITNSPFSFVDKGMKYMVGKEWRDFFDVVIVQADKPHFFNDCVKPFRRLDSNGDLQWDRIRSLEKGQIYKQGNLVDFLKLTGWRGSKVFYFGDHLYSDLADLMLRHGWRTGAIVPELEVETKVVNTEQYAQSLTWLQALTGLLERMQMYRDPESKKVLQEWLKEREELRAVTKNLFNPHFGSIFRTCHNPTYFSRRLCRFSDLYMASISCLLNYDLSYTFYPRRTPLQHEAPLWMDQLCTGCMKTPFLEEMAHIR, from the exons ATGGCTTGCAAAAAAATAGGCAGTTTAAGCAACGCAATGTGGCAACGAAGCTCCAGCTGCAGAGTTTCGCTGTGCGCAGGGTTGAATATTCCTGCTTTTGCTTGTGGAAGCTTCGCCTCGGCTGGCTCAACAACAACTAACGGGAAGAACTGCTGCAAAGATGGACACAAGTGTGGATCGACGAGAAATTTACCAGCTAGTCATAACCCTGTTGCAGCCGCAGTCACATCGCACAGACACCAGATCGTGGGCAAAAATAGAGGCGAGGAATCTCTGACCAAATCTGGCAGGGCTTTCTCATCCACGGCCCCGCAGATCAACAATAAAACCTACTTGTGGGCGAGATACAACGAGATGAAACGGCTTGTGCACG ATTTGATTCCTCCTGGGGTGTGCAATCTTTTGAACCCTTCCACCATCTATGCCAACAATGAAGTGAATCTGGAAGAGGTGGACATCTACGGCTTTGACTATGATTACACGCTCGCGCTCTATTCCAGCGCGCTGGACGAGATGATTTACAACAAGGCGCGAGAGTTTCTCGTCCAGCATTACAAG TATCCTGAGGGAATAAGTAAGTACGACTACATTCCCAACTTTGCAACTCGGGGACTTCACTACGACATCCAAAAG GGACTACTGATGAAAATTGACGCCTTTCATTATATCCAGTTGGGCACTGTTTATAg GGGTCTGAAGCCTGTCCCTGACGATGAGGTCATGAAACTTTATGGAGGTTCAAACCACGTTCCCCTCCATCAAGTCAGCGGGTTTTACGGCAAG GGTCCCAAAATGAAGCAGTTTATGGATGTGTTCTCCATCCCTGAGATGACTCTCTTGGCAGCTGCGAACGATTATTTCATCTCAAACGACATCGAGTACGACCCAGTGCATCTCTACAAAGATGTCTCA GATGCCATTGGAATGGTGCATATCAAGGGTTACATGTACAAATGGATCATGCAAGATCTTG AGAAATACATTCTCAGAGGAGACGAGACATACGCTGTGTTGCACCGGCTGGCCAGTCACGGGAAGAAGCTTTTTCTTATTACCAACAGCCCCTTCAGCTTTGT tgataaaggcatgaagTACATGGTTGGGAAGGAGTGGAGGGACTTCTTTGACGTTGTCATCGTTCAAGCTGACAAACCACATTTTTTCAATGATTGCGTAAA ACCATTTAGACGTTTGGACAGCAATGGAGATTTACAGTGGGACAGAATCAGGAGTTTGGAAAAGGGACAGATCTATAAACAG GGAAACCTTGTAGATTTTCTGAAGCTAACAGGATGGCGAGGATCCAAAGTTTTCTACTTTGGAGATCATCTCTACAGTGACTTGGCA GACCTGATGCTGCGTCATGGGTGGAGGACGGGAGCGATCGTGCCAGAACTTGAGGTGGAGACGAAGGTGGTGAACACAGAGCAGTACGCGCAAAGTCTCACGTGGTTGCAGGCGCTCACCGGACTGCTGGAGCGCATGCAG ATGTATCGGGATCCTGAGTCCAAGAAGGTTCTGCAGGAGTggctgaaagagagagaagagcTACG GGCAGTCACCAAGAACCTCTTCAACCCTCACTTTGGCAGCATTTTCCGTACCTGCCACAACCCCACCTACTTTTCCCGCCGCCTGTGCCGTTTCTCAGACCTCTACATGGCCTCTATCAGCTGCCTGCTGAACTACGACCTCTCATACACCTTTTACCCTCGCCGAACGCCCCTGCAGCACGAAGCCCCCCTCTGGATGGACCAGCTCTGCACTGGCTGCATGAAGACGCCCTTCTTAGAAGAGATGGCCCATATTCGTTAA
- the tbc1d25 gene encoding TBC1 domain family member 25, translating to MSAEEERGVVRVKVKKCEGVLPVEFRSFAVDPQITSLEVLQHILIRAFELNGKRNFGISYLSRDRGGVEVYVSLLSDWDLDAAFVSAAKPFLQLKMDIKPSEDSPVLEDWDIISPKDVIGSDQLQGEKRSLASAALPFTQSLLSQVGRTLSRVQQALSWSYGEEVKPFKPPLSDTEFHSYLNSQGQLTRPEELRLRIYHGGVEPSLRKVVWRYLLNVYPDGLTGQERMDYMKRKTREYDQLKSEWTERVSAEDLEFIRGNVLKDVLRTDRAHPYYAGSEDSPHLTALTDLLTTFAITHPQVSYCQGMSDIASPILAVMDNEAHAFICFCGIMKRLEGNFRPDGQLMSIKFQHLKLLLQYSDPEFYTYLVSKGADDLFFCYRWLLLELKREFAFDDALRMLEVTWSSLPPDPPETEVELLGPALEADQSNGSQNVDMEEVEETQTERQRRRHMLRPSREEADGGGNLIIEEKELRKEGEGEYKNDVTAPTPAFEKQASFGEFKYYSGRSEDSFEINENDCSDPTLSPVQFQSAHSTLPFSVRQSTEESEDDPGEQEPLIGNHMPSSPGQRDSPNGQAASPESGLPNWKSSSNHSLEASNSPSSWRTASPDALSKCTSSSSSGDKAVSPDKPPAGFPSSQAVINEAGAQSPSVVPGKSLLASPSQGYNRSLLSSPVLSFGKSPSLPKAFSSNLPSPCRPTGSGVTSPNTNKPEGGGIKPCSLPPPQEFGKGNPFMLFLCLSILLEHRDHIVKNSLDYNELAMHFDRLVRRHNLGRILQRAKALFADYLQSEVWDSEEGDEVSLDSPTTAATSPQTPTTRPPFLDVQPSQSTLPNSTYNLANTIPSPATPVALSPSDS from the exons ATGTCGGCTGAGGAGGAGAGGGGGGTAGTTCGTGTCAAAGTCAAG AAGTGTGAAGGGGTGTTGCCGGTGGAGTTCCGCTCCTTTGCTGTTGATCCTCAAATAACCTCACTGGAGGTGTTGCAGCATATCCTGATTCGAGCTTTTGAGCTGAATGG GAAGCGCAACTTTGGGATAAGTTATCTGTCCCGTGACCGCGGAGGTGTGGAGGTTTACGTGTCTCTGCTGTCTGACTGGGATTTAGATGCAGCGTTTGTCAGTGCAGCAAAGCCTTTCCTCCAGCTCAAGATGGACATCAAACCGTCAGAGGATA GTCCTGTTTTGGAGGATTGGGACATAATCAGCCCTAAGGATGTGATTGGCTCAGACCAGTTGCAGGGAGAGAAGAGGTCGTTGGCTTCTGCTGCACTTCCTTTTACACAGTCGCTGCTGTCCCAG GTGGGCCGCACTCTATCGCGTGTGCAGCAGGCCTTGAGTTGGTCCTATGGGGAGGAGGTGAAACCATTCAAGCCTCCATTAAGTGATACTGAGTTCCACAGTTATCTGAACAGCCAAGGTCAACTGACCCGACCAGAGGAACTCAGACTCCGTATATATCATGGTGGTGTTGAGCCATCCTTACGCAAG GTTGTTTGGCGATACCTTCTTAATGTGTACCCAGATGGTCTGACAGGACAAGAGAGAATGGACTACATGAAGAGGAAGACAAGAGAGTACGACCAGCTGAAGAGTGAATGGACAGAACGGGTGAGTGCAGAGGACCTGGAGTTCATCAGGGGAAACGTTCTGAAAGATGTTCTTCGAACAGACCGAGCACATCCTTACTACGCAGGCTCCGAGGACAGCCCACATCTCACCGCCTTGACAGACCTCCTCACCACCTTTGCTATTACACACCCACAG GTGTCTTATTGCCAAGGCATGAGCGACATTGCCTCGCCAATCCTTGCCGTCATGGACAACGAAGCTCACGCCTTTATCTGCTTCTGTGGCATTATGAAACGTCTTGAGGGCAACTTTCGCCCTGACGGACAACTCATGTCCATTAAGTTCCAGCATCTCAAGTTGCTTCTGCAGTATTCAGACCCCGAGTTTTATACCTACCTAGTCTCAAAAGGTGCAGACGATCTGTTTTTCTGCTACCGCTGGCTGCTTTTGGAGCTGAAGCGTGAATTCGCTTTTGATGATGCCCTGAGAATGCTAGAGGTCACCTGGAGCTCCTTGCCACCTGATCCACCCGAGACAGAGGTGGAGCTTCTGGGGCCAGCGCTCGAGGCAGATCAGTCCAACGGCTCACAGAATGTGGACATGGAGGAGGTGGAAGAGACGCAGACGGAAAGGCAGAGGAGACGTCACATGCTAAGACCGTCCCGAGAGGAAGCAGATGGAGGAGGTAACCTCATCATAGAGGAGAAGGAGCTTCGAAAGGAAGGTGAAGGAGAGTACAAGAACGATGTCACAGCTCCAACTCCTGCTTTTGAGAAACAGGCCAGTTTTGGGGAATTCAAGTACTATAGTGGCCGAAGCGAGGACAGCTTTGAGATCAATGAAAACGATTGCTCCGATCCTACGTTATCTCCAGTACAGTTTCAGTCTGCGCACTCAACGTTGCCATTCTCGGTCCGCCAGTCCACGGAAGAAAGTGAGGATGACCCTGGAGAGCAGGAACCTTTAATCGGCAATCACATGCCGTCTTCTCCAGGACAAAGAGACTCTCCCAACGGTCAGGCAGCTTCCCCAGAATCTGGTTTACCGAACTGGAAGAGTAGCTCAAATCATTCACTGGAAGCATCTAATTCTCCATCCAGCTGGAGAACAGCATCTCCCGATGCCCTGTCCAAATGCACATCCTCTTCCTCTAGTGGAGACAAAGCCGTATCTCCTGATAAACCTCCTGCGGGGTTCCCGTCCTCACAAGCTGTAATAAATGAAGCCGGAGCTCAGTCCCCGTCAGTGGTCCCAGGGAAATCCTTACTGGCGTCTCCGTCGCAGGGTTACAATCGTTCGCTCCTCTCTTCGCCGGTTTTATCCTTCGGCAAGTCCCCGTCTTTGCCCAAAGCGTTCTCTAGCAATCTTCCATCGCCATGCAGACCCACCGGGTCTGGCGTAACCTctccaaacacaaacaaaccagaAGGAGGCGGAATTAAACCCTGCTCGCTTCCCCCTCCTCAAGAGTTCGGGAAAGGGAATCCCTTCATGCTTTTCCTTTGCCTGTCTATCCTGCTGGAACACCGTGACCAcattgtcaaaaacagcttgGATTACAATGAGCTGGCAATGCACTTTGACCGCCTGGTCCGTCGCCACAACCTAGGGCGTATTCTGCAGCGGGCTAAAGCCCTCTTTGCAGACTATCTGCAGAGTGAGGTATGGGACTCAGAGGAAGGGGATGAAGTCAGCTTGGACTCTCCAACCACAGCGGCAACATCTCCCCAGACGCCTACCACTAGACCTCCTTTCCTCGATGTACAGCCCTCTCAGAGTACCTTACCCAATTCAACTTATAATCTGGCCAATACCATTCCCTCTCCAGCAACTCCTGTTGCCCTCTCTCCATCCGATTCCTGA
- the LOC127169477 gene encoding properdin, whose product MNLILWGIVLLGIYVEQSVSQMVECFSLFDLSSGECGKLLGQVGKQDCCMNPNYGYKEPDGICRSCGLATWSEWTPWGECSVSCTEGVTQRERICHGIGDCKDPERLGTIQTKPCVKKECCPVQGGWSEWGNWQPCSVTCANGIKKRRRTCSEPIPQCGGSCRGAEEETAPCFTETICPTHGGWSSWGNWGPCPVTCLYEGRSPDRELRRRTCTNPAPSLAPPGNDCEGSNTDGRPCSGLPFCPVDGNWGAWIGSTPCSVTCGVGLQTQIRVCDSPKPTHGGRQCRGEEQKNDVCVVRVPCPVNGIWDEWSEWGQCKPPSTRKINCLNREGNRRRERDCVNREHNGNFCDGEVVQHGSCYDINKCDMAGILSEWSEWSYCKPDCGKDSKRSRERKCVPDISTYRSQDRSIFAGRPYVDCKNVEPQTEERPCKNVPECNDKLKRAQARK is encoded by the exons ATGAATCTGATCTTGTGGGGGATTGTGCTTCTCGGGATTTATGTCGAGCAATCAG TTTCACAGATGGTGGagtgtttttcattatttgacCTGTCCTCTGGGGAATGTGGTAAACTTTTGGGTCAGGTTGGAAAACAGGACTGTTGCATGAACCCCAACTATGGCTACAAAGAACCAGATGGCATTTGTAGGTCCTGTGG GTTGGCGACATGGTCTGAATGGACTCCCTGGGGCGAGTGCTCAGTGAGTTGTACAGAGGGAGTCACCCAAAGGGAACGGATTTGTCATGGAATTGGTGATTGCAAAGACCCTGAAAGGCTAGGAACGATTCAGACTAAGCCATGTGTGAAAAAAGAATGCTGCCCAG TGCAAGGTGGCTGGTCAGAGTGGGGGAACTGGCAGCCATGTTCAGTCACATGTGCCaatggaattaaaaaaaggcGAAGAACATGCTCCGAACCCATTCCACAGTGTGGGGGCTCCTGTAGGGGTGCAGAGGAAGAAACCGCCCCTTGCTTCACTGAAACGATCTGTCCAA CTCACGGTGGGTGGTCCAGCTGGGGAAACTGGGGTCCCTGTCCAGTTACTTGTCTTTATGAAGGACGTAGTCCTGACAGAGAACTTCGTAGAAGAACATGCACCAACCCTGCTCCATCCTTGGCTCCACCTGGCAATGATTGCGAGGGCTCCAACACAGACGGCCGCCCTTGCAGCGGACTACCCTTCTGCCCTG TTGATGGAAACTGGGGCGCTTGGATAGGTTCCACACCCTGCTCTGTGACGTGTGGCGTAGGCCTGCAGACTCAAATTCGGGTGTGTGATTCTCCTAAACCCACACATGGTGGGAGACAGTGTCGAGGtgaagaacaaaaaaatgatgtttGCGTCGTTCGTGTCCCCTGTCCAG TAAATGGGATATGGGATGAATGGAGTGAGTGGGGTCAATGTAAACCACCTTCCACTAGAAAAATCAATTGCCTTAACAGGGAGGGAAACCGAAGGAGAGAGAGGGACTGTGTTAACAGAGAACACAATGGAAACTTCTGTGATGGAGAAGTTGTGCAACATGGCAGCTGCtatgacattaataaatgtgACA TGGCTGGCATCTTGTCAGAGTGGAGTGAGTGGAGTTATTGCAAACCTGACTGTGGGAAAGACTCTAAACGATCAAGAGAAAGAAAGTGTGTTCCTGACATCTCTACATACCG TTCGCAAGACCGCAGTATTTTTGCGGGGAGGCCGTATGTTGACTGTAAGAATGTGGAGCCACAAACAGAGGAAAGACCATGTAAAAATGTTCCTGAGTGCAACGATAAG CTTAAAAGAGCACAGGCGCGAAAATAG